In Triticum aestivum cultivar Chinese Spring chromosome 5B, IWGSC CS RefSeq v2.1, whole genome shotgun sequence, the following proteins share a genomic window:
- the LOC123113839 gene encoding cytochrome b-c1 complex subunit 7 — MTSMLSAFSSWFVNPRRNPLARIHMLTISNRLKNFGLRYDDLYDPYFDLDIKEALGRLPREVVDARHQRLKRAMDLSMKHQYLPDDVRALQTPFKSYLSDMLALVKKEAAERKALGALPLYERTLP; from the exons atGACGTCGATGCTGTCCGCGTTCTCGTCGTGGTTCGTGAACCCGCGCCGCAACCCGCTGGCCCGCATCCACATGCTCACCATCTCCAACCGCCTCAAGAACTTCG GCCTGAGGTACGACGATCTGTACGACCCCTACTTCGATCTGGACATCAAGGAGGCGCTCGGCAGGCTGCCCCGGGAGGTGGTCGACGCCCGCCACCAGCGCCTCAAGCGCGCCATGGACCTCTCCATGAAGCACCAGTACCTCCCCGACGACGTCCGG GCACTGCAGACACCATTCAAAAGCTATTTGAGCGACATGCTGGCTCTG GTGAAAAAGGAGGCAGCAGAGCGTAAAGCACTGGGAGCCCTTCCCCTCTACGAGAGAACCCTTCCTTGA